A genomic window from Lotus japonicus ecotype B-129 chromosome 1, LjGifu_v1.2 includes:
- the LOC130731486 gene encoding FT-interacting protein 7-like, whose amino-acid sequence MFTSGTDLVEIPDYLFVRVARARDLLACYGHNSWGPYVEVKLGRFKGTTLSFRGHYDPEWNQVFALDKDQIGTEEKTLEIFVKDSAFGNGRYEFDDYIGKVSFAVSDIPKKFPSDSALALQCFGLKDHIGQRRRGELMVSTWMGTQADEAFPDALHLQRIAESIGVYDVTNTRSGIYIMPRIWCLRVNLIQAQDLVLQDGTESENSLIFIQATLGNFTFTSKMVNSNNGNPTWNEDLLIAVAEQEQFDHQHLFLSVEEQGTQGGHKRLGTCVIPIKNEDKRLDGSSVPTKTFGVELHGESAGEILVKLSLDGGYHMFDDEPQCSSDWNPTAKKLWRVKVGDFQMGILDATLLPAMKPGRTDAYCVAKYGPKWVKTRTVVNSLSPKWKWNEQFSWEVYDPSTFITVSVFDNCQLHEGDIASGAMDTRMGRVRICLSELETNRLYSYSYPLVELQPSGLKKMGVIHLAFRFYCPSMINLCKVYTLPQLPALHFSNPLSPSQLSGLRKQTVLLVASKMSKNESPLRREVVEYMLDSREIAWSMRRGRADFERVNILVSKVTAVFAQLDDIRKWKNPYATVLACVILLLVVCHPQLLLPTMFSMMIVYLNQNLYQQYQFIFKGVCSVFFFLVAIFCYFYVPPQRLLATVICLMILINVLQLCLRKPRKLSQVDLQLSHVHTANVDELEEEFDPIPSKFGDNIMRNRYDRLRIAAGKYVALMGDLATKGEKLESLLSWEDFTASLLTMIFFLVMGIVSFIFPLKVIVIFWLLYLLRHPIFRSPFPSPLENWLRRMPSKLDRMI is encoded by the coding sequence ATGTTCACAAGTGGCACTGACCTTGTTGAGATCCCTGACTACTTATTTGTCAGGGTTGCCAGGGCCAGAGATTTGCTTGCATGTTATGGCCATAACAGTTGGGGTCCTTATGTTGAGGTCAAACTTGGAAGGTTCAAGGGCACAACCCTTTCCTTCAGGGGTCATTATGATCCAGAATGGAATCAAGTCTTTGCCCTTGACAAAGACCAAATTGGAACTGAAGAGAAAACTCTTGAGATTTTTGTCAAAGACAGTGCTTTTGGGAATGGGAGGTATGAGTTTGATGATTACATTGGTAAGGTTTCATTTGCTGTTTCTGATATTCCCAAAAAGTTTCCAAGTGATAGTGCACTAGCACTCCAGTGTTTTGGGCTAAAGGATCACATAGGGCAAAGACGCAGGGGAGAGCTTATGGTATCTACTTGGATGGGAACTCAAGCTGATGAGGCATTTCCTGATGCATTGCATTTACAGCGAATTGCTGAATCAATTGGTGTTTACGATGTTACTAACACTCGCTCAGGGATATACATTATGCCTAGGATTTGGTGTCTTAGGGTTAATTTGATTCAAGCCCAGGACTTGGTACTCCAAGATGGAACTGAAAGTGAAAACTCACTGATTTTCATCCAAGCTACTTTGGGGAATTTCACTTTTACTAGCAAAATGGTGAACAGCAATAATGGAAACCCAACATGGAATGAAGATTTGTTAATTGCTGTGGCAGAGCAAGAGCAATTTgatcatcagcacttgtttctcaGTGTGGAGGAACAAGGAACACAAGGAGGTCACAAGAGGTTAGGGACATGTGTGATTCCCATTAAGAATGAAGACAAGAGATTAGATGGTTCATCTGTGCCAACTAAAACCTTTGGTGTTGAACTGcatggagaatctgcaggtgagatACTGGTGAAGCTTTCTTTGGATGGTGGGTACCATATGTTTGATGATGAGCCTCAGTGTAGCAGTGATTGGAATCCAACAGCCAAGAAACTGTGGAGAGTCAAGGTTGGAGATTTTCAGATGGGGATATTGGATGCTACATTGCTTCCAGCCATGAAACCGGGACGCACCGATGCGTATTGTGTTGCTAAATATGGCCCAAAATGGGTTAAGACAAGAACAGTTGTGAATAGTCTTTCTCCAAAGTGGAAGTGGAATGAACAATTCTCTTGGGAGGTCTATGACCCCTCCACATTCATCACAGTTTCTGTTTTTGATAATTGCCAATTACATGAAGGAGATATCGCTTCAGGAGCAATGGATACAAGAATGGGGAGGGTGAGAATTTGTCTTTCAGAACTAGAAACCAATAGACTTTACTCCTATTCTTATCCACTTGTAGAACTCCAACCTTCAGGGCTGAAGAAGATGGGGGTGATTCATTTGGCCTTCAGGTTTTATTGTCCGAGTATGATTAATCTCTGCAAAGTCTACACCTTACCACAGCTTCCGGCACTGCATTTTTCCAATCCACTGTCTCCATCTCAGTTGAGTGGTTTGAGGAAACAAACTGTGTTGCTTGTGGCATCAAAGATGAGCAAGAATGAATCGCCGCTGAGAAGAGAGGTTGTCGAATACATGCTGGATTCGCGTGAGATCGCGTGGAGCATGAGGCGAGGCAGAGCTGACTTTGAAAGGGTGAACATTCTCGTGAGCAAGGTCACTGCCGTATTCGCTCAACTCGACGACATACGCAAGTGGAAAAACCCATATGCAACAGTCTTAGCTTGTGTTATTCTCCTCCTTGTGGTTTGTcaccctcaactcttgctccccACAATGTTTTCTATGATGATCGTGTACCTGAATCAGAATTTGTATCAGCAGTATCAATTCATATTCAAAGGAGTTTGTTcggttttcttcttccttgtggCTATCTTTTGCTATTTTTATGTTCCCCCTCAACGCTTGCTTGCCACAGTGATTTGTTTAATGATCCTGATCAATGTGCTTCAGCTGTGTCTAAGGAAGCCAAGAAAATTGTCTCAAGTAGATTTACAACTGTCTCATGTTCACACAGCAAATGTAGATGAATTGGAAGAAGAGTTTGATCCAATTCCTTCCAAATTTGGAGACAACATCATGAGGAATAGGTATGATAGGTTGAGAATTGCTGCTGGAAAATATGTAGCACTGATGGGTGATTTGGCCACAAAAGGTGAGAAGCTGGAATCTCTCTTGAGCTGGGAGGACTTCACAGCTTCATTGTTAACTATGATTTTTTTCTTGGTAATGGGGATTGTTAGTTTCATTTTTCCTCTCAAAGTTATTGTGATTTTTTGGTTGCTTTATTTGCTGAGGCATCCAATATTTCGTTCACCCTTTCCTTCACCTCTTGAAAATTGGTTAAGAAGGATGCCTTCAAAACTAGATAGAATGATATGA